The Candidatus Hydrogenedens sp. genome includes a window with the following:
- the rsmI gene encoding 16S rRNA (cytidine(1402)-2'-O)-methyltransferase, with protein sequence MGNFYIIGTPIGNLEDITHRSLRVLAELELLICEDTRVTRRIYSHYHIPFPSRVCACFESREPKIIPFVLEELKKGTKVGLCSDSGMPCISDPGYKLVQAVLDAGHQIDVIPGVTAVETALVLSGLPTSSYTFKGFPPRKEGPTHHFLEMDKELPHTLIFYESPYRVLKFLEQAYRVLGDRCCAVCFEMTKKFERVFRGYISDVIEALKTETIKGEVTIVIAGNHPKFIRENFSKKVEN encoded by the coding sequence ATGGGCAATTTCTATATTATAGGTACGCCAATAGGAAATTTAGAGGATATAACTCATCGTTCATTACGGGTACTTGCGGAATTGGAATTATTGATATGTGAGGATACTCGTGTTACACGGCGAATATATAGCCATTACCATATTCCTTTCCCATCTCGAGTTTGTGCATGTTTTGAGTCTCGAGAGCCAAAGATTATTCCCTTTGTGCTTGAAGAATTAAAAAAAGGAACCAAAGTTGGATTATGTTCAGATAGTGGAATGCCATGTATCAGTGACCCTGGATATAAATTAGTGCAAGCAGTCCTTGACGCAGGACATCAAATTGACGTTATTCCTGGTGTTACTGCGGTAGAAACAGCTCTTGTTTTATCTGGATTGCCTACGTCATCGTATACGTTTAAGGGTTTTCCTCCGCGAAAAGAGGGTCCCACACATCATTTTTTAGAGATGGATAAAGAACTTCCACACACATTAATTTTTTATGAATCACCCTATCGCGTCTTGAAATTTTTAGAACAGGCATACCGTGTTTTGGGGGATAGATGTTGTGCTGTGTGCTTTGAAATGACGAAAAAATTTGAGCGTGTCTTTCGTGGATATATATCTGATGTTATTGAAGCATTAAAAACAGAAACCATCAAAGGCGAAGTTACAATTGTTATCGCTGGAAATCATCCGAAATTTATTCGAGAAAATTTTAGTAAAAAAGTTGAAAATTGA